A stretch of Spirochaetaceae bacterium DNA encodes these proteins:
- a CDS encoding CPBP family intramembrane metalloprotease, which produces MRKIMIILLYLGYYLLVYNPLYALLPQEEFTYDNAVVIGSIIFTSINFLVCLLFVFKLKVKFGKISFKVILLSLLLFVCLLAIGILFALIMQADITYNVSSNVFLLLIFCLLIGYSEELFFRAIPYHLPLANTWVKMTPALILFALAHSGDGLFTVVNAFVLGVLFTFFYLRFKNVHIVALAHSLYNFSIFSSALLI; this is translated from the coding sequence ATGCGTAAAATAATGATTATCCTGCTGTATTTAGGTTATTACCTGTTAGTCTATAACCCGCTTTATGCCTTATTACCACAGGAAGAATTTACTTATGACAACGCAGTCGTGATTGGGTCCATCATTTTTACATCAATTAATTTTTTGGTGTGTTTACTTTTTGTCTTTAAATTAAAGGTAAAATTTGGTAAGATAAGCTTTAAAGTTATTTTACTAAGTTTATTATTGTTCGTTTGCTTATTGGCTATCGGTATATTATTTGCTTTAATTATGCAGGCCGATATTACTTATAACGTTAGCAGCAATGTATTTTTATTATTAATTTTTTGTTTGCTTATAGGTTATAGCGAAGAACTCTTTTTTAGGGCTATCCCCTACCACCTGCCCTTGGCAAATACTTGGGTAAAAATGACGCCGGCTTTAATTCTTTTTGCTTTGGCGCATAGCGGCGATGGCTTATTTACCGTAGTTAATGCCTTTGTTTTAGGGGTGCTCTTTACCTTTTTTTATTTACGTTTTAAAAATGTGCATATTGTAGCTTTAGCCCACAGTTTATACAATTTTTCAATTTTCTCATCGGCTTTATTAATTTAG
- a CDS encoding ATP-binding cassette domain-containing protein, whose translation MIVTAANLSFSYEHLILNNLSFSLQQGETLAIIGSSGVGKSTLLKIIAGLLPPTGGDLFNNAKKPIYVSQEDSLLNWLTIIQNVALPYTIKGEPLAKIKDKALTALSLVGLEGYADSYPHQLSGGMKKRAELARALAYEGDLILLDEPFSALDILNREKLNVLVAQLTKQTGAGLILVTHSIDEACYLADKILLLNSPPHSEELLINDKAGNNSDDFILSEQSRANSNHLRLALKNNNEAIKTAKTPAKNVLFNKFKQLGLAVISLITFLLAISLVKTVFNIPDFLLPYPATVARLFFTTLFNGFIFKDLSYTIMASLGGFGLALLLALPCGYTIARFKPLKELLLPPLIAANTIPIVALAPFIVMWVGLGLTPKIITAALIVFFPILITSITAFRLARKQTAMHLFFYKPNLLRGLFLLELPASLPTIFSGIKISLATSVVGAVIGEFISGADGLGSLLTIAKASFNTPLMFVALVWLVILGLTYYAAAALLEKLCVK comes from the coding sequence TTGATAGTTACGGCCGCTAACCTTAGTTTTAGCTACGAGCATTTAATTTTAAATAACCTTTCTTTTTCTTTACAGCAAGGCGAAACTTTGGCTATTATCGGCTCGTCGGGCGTAGGCAAAAGCACTTTGCTTAAAATTATTGCCGGCTTACTACCGCCTACCGGCGGTGATTTATTTAATAATGCTAAAAAACCTATCTATGTTAGCCAAGAAGATTCGTTGTTAAACTGGCTAACTATAATCCAAAATGTGGCTTTGCCCTACACCATTAAAGGCGAACCTTTGGCTAAGATAAAAGATAAAGCTTTAACTGCTCTTAGCTTAGTGGGCTTAGAGGGTTATGCCGATAGCTACCCGCACCAATTATCGGGCGGTATGAAAAAACGGGCCGAGCTGGCCCGCGCCTTAGCTTACGAAGGCGATTTAATTTTGCTAGATGAACCTTTTTCGGCCCTAGATATTTTAAACCGCGAAAAATTAAATGTTTTAGTGGCGCAGCTAACTAAACAAACAGGCGCCGGCTTAATTTTGGTAACCCACAGTATAGATGAAGCTTGTTACTTAGCCGATAAAATTCTTTTGCTTAATAGCCCGCCGCACAGCGAAGAACTGCTTATTAACGATAAAGCCGGCAATAACAGTGATGATTTTATTTTAAGTGAGCAAAGCCGGGCCAACAGTAATCATTTACGTTTAGCCTTAAAAAACAACAATGAGGCCATTAAAACCGCTAAAACCCCAGCTAAAAATGTGCTATTTAATAAATTTAAGCAGCTGGGCTTAGCGGTTATTAGCTTAATTACCTTTTTATTAGCGATAAGCTTAGTTAAAACTGTTTTTAATATCCCCGATTTTTTACTGCCTTACCCCGCAACTGTGGCCCGGCTTTTCTTTACCACCCTCTTTAATGGTTTTATCTTTAAAGATTTATCTTACACCATAATGGCCAGCTTAGGCGGCTTTGGTTTAGCTTTGCTGCTGGCTTTACCTTGCGGTTATACTATTGCCCGTTTTAAACCCCTTAAAGAGCTTTTACTGCCCCCCTTAATTGCCGCCAACACCATACCTATTGTGGCTTTAGCCCCCTTTATTGTTATGTGGGTGGGACTTGGCTTAACGCCTAAAATTATTACGGCAGCTTTAATTGTTTTTTTTCCTATCCTCATTACCTCTATCACGGCTTTTAGGTTGGCACGCAAACAAACGGCAATGCACCTCTTTTTTTATAAACCTAATCTTTTACGCGGTTTATTTTTGCTAGAACTGCCGGCCAGCTTGCCCACTATCTTTAGCGGCATTAAAATTTCGCTGGCTACTTCGGTAGTTGGGGCAGTTATCGGCGAGTTTATCTCCGGCGCCGATGGACTAGGCAGCTTGCTCACCATTGCTAAAGCCAGCTTTAACACCCCGCTGATGTTTGTGGCTTTGGTATGGCTGGTTATTTTAGGGCTTACCTACTATGCCGCAGCCGCGCTGCTGGAGAAATTATGCGTAAAATAA